The sequence CCCGACTGGAAAAAATGTATCGTGCCCTCAGGCTGGATGATAGTTTTGCGCCTGAGTCTTTTTGGCAAGATTCCCTTAACGTCCTTTCCGTATCGCTCGACTACGCCCCAGACGCTTTCAGTCAAATCCCTAAAGAAGGCCCCCTTGTTGTCATTGCCAACCATCCTTTTGGCGTCCTCGACGGCCTGACCATTTGCCACCTTGCTTCGCGCATGCGCGCCAACTTCCAGATCCTCACCAACAGCG is a genomic window of Bacteroidota bacterium containing:
- a CDS encoding glycerol acyltransferase, which gives rise to MAQLFEPRISYAAPTDPRWKRAIIRLIERLTGQPRLEKMYRALRLDDSFAPESFWQDSLNVLSVSLDYAPDAFSQIPKEGPLVVIANHPFGVLDGLTICHLASRMRANFQILTNS